The Achromobacter deleyi genome has a window encoding:
- a CDS encoding flavodoxin family protein, with amino-acid sequence MNSNQQSKRLLILVGSPRRDGNSAALGEAARRGAEAAGTSALLLFLDDYIQGFLPDLRHSGAPADRYAELFLDHFLPADGVLICTPVYWYGMSAQAKAFFDRSFSHYVGAGPEPEHVKARMAGKRLGLAVVSEETYPGAALGIVHQVQEYARYTHSDFVGYVHGAGNRRGEIAQDPRQPLLAAEKLGAGFFTRKYSDYRIETPRSHNVWEPPAPALRNTPGVLP; translated from the coding sequence ATGAATTCAAATCAGCAATCAAAACGACTGCTCATCCTGGTCGGCAGTCCGCGCCGGGACGGCAACAGCGCTGCGCTGGGCGAGGCTGCCCGGCGCGGAGCCGAGGCTGCCGGCACGTCCGCCCTGCTCTTGTTCCTGGACGACTACATCCAGGGCTTCCTGCCGGACTTGCGGCATTCGGGCGCACCGGCCGATCGCTACGCCGAGCTGTTCCTGGATCACTTCCTGCCCGCCGACGGCGTGCTGATCTGCACGCCCGTCTACTGGTACGGCATGTCCGCCCAGGCCAAGGCGTTCTTCGACCGCTCTTTCAGCCACTATGTGGGCGCCGGCCCCGAACCGGAGCACGTCAAGGCGCGCATGGCCGGCAAGCGGCTGGGTCTGGCGGTCGTCTCGGAAGAAACCTATCCCGGCGCCGCGCTGGGCATCGTGCATCAGGTGCAGGAGTACGCGCGCTATACCCATTCGGACTTTGTCGGTTATGTGCACGGCGCCGGCAACCGGCGCGGAGAGATCGCGCAGGATCCCCGCCAGCCGCTGCTCGCGGCGGAAAAGCTGGGAGCCGGTTTCTTCACCCGGAAGTACTCGGATTACCGGATCGAGACGCCCCGCAGTCACAATGTCTGGGAGCCGCCCGCGCCGGCCTTGCGCAACACCCCGGGCGTGCTGCCGTAG
- a CDS encoding D-amino acid dehydrogenase, whose protein sequence is MRVCVIGAGVVGVTSAYFLARQGHEVVLVDSQPRPAEVSSYANGGQLSYSYVAPLAGPGVLPSVPGWLLRQDSPLRFRPRLDPHQWRWCLQFALACRASVAKASTAQLLTLSYLSRDVMHTLLEQESLDFGHLKNGKLIAYRSAELLDKARALVAYQAAHGAEQQVLDAAQTVAREPALAGMGASLAGAIYTPSEEAGDCRQFTEALFDRLQAMGNVQCAMSNPVSGLQLEGRRIVAVNARDGDIGADAVVLATGMGTRALLKPLGHDVPLYPLKGYSLSVPLEDDDTVAPRISVTDYERRIVYARVGKVLRIAAMVDIGSANADIDPVRISLLKRQVLEAFPALDLSQAIPWAGLRPATPTGKPLIGRSPAADNLWLNIGQGALGFTLSCGSAALLTAQMAGMELPLDATPFKP, encoded by the coding sequence ATGCGCGTTTGCGTAATCGGCGCCGGCGTCGTGGGTGTCACGTCGGCCTATTTCCTGGCGCGCCAGGGTCATGAAGTGGTGCTGGTGGACAGCCAGCCCCGTCCGGCGGAAGTCTCCAGCTATGCCAATGGCGGCCAGCTCAGCTACAGCTATGTGGCGCCGCTGGCAGGCCCGGGCGTGCTGCCCAGCGTGCCCGGCTGGTTGCTGCGCCAGGATTCGCCGCTGCGCTTCCGGCCGCGGCTGGATCCTCACCAATGGCGCTGGTGCCTGCAATTCGCGCTGGCGTGCCGGGCATCGGTGGCCAAGGCCTCCACGGCCCAGCTGCTGACCCTGTCCTACCTCAGCCGCGATGTGATGCACACCCTGCTGGAACAGGAGAGCCTGGACTTCGGCCATCTGAAGAACGGCAAGCTCATCGCCTACCGCAGCGCGGAATTGCTCGACAAGGCGCGCGCGCTGGTGGCCTACCAGGCCGCGCACGGCGCCGAGCAGCAGGTGCTGGATGCCGCCCAGACCGTGGCGCGCGAACCCGCGCTGGCCGGCATGGGCGCAAGCCTGGCGGGCGCCATCTATACGCCCAGCGAAGAGGCGGGCGATTGCCGCCAGTTCACCGAGGCCCTGTTCGACCGCCTGCAGGCCATGGGCAACGTGCAGTGCGCCATGTCCAATCCGGTATCCGGCCTGCAGCTTGAGGGCCGCCGTATCGTGGCCGTCAATGCCCGCGACGGCGACATCGGCGCCGATGCCGTGGTGCTCGCCACCGGCATGGGCACCCGCGCCTTGCTCAAGCCCCTGGGCCATGATGTGCCGCTGTATCCCCTGAAGGGCTATAGCTTGAGCGTGCCCCTGGAGGACGACGACACGGTGGCGCCGCGCATCAGCGTGACCGACTACGAACGGCGCATTGTCTATGCCCGTGTGGGCAAGGTGCTGCGGATCGCGGCCATGGTCGACATCGGCAGCGCCAACGCCGATATCGACCCGGTGCGCATCAGTCTGCTCAAGCGCCAGGTGCTTGAGGCATTTCCGGCGCTGGACCTGAGCCAGGCCATTCCCTGGGCCGGATTGCGTCCGGCCACGCCCACGGGCAAGCCCCTGATCGGGCGCAGCCCGGCGGCGGACAATCTCTGGCTGAACATCGGCCAGGGCGCGCTGGGCTTCACCCTGTCCTGCGGCAGCGCCGCGCTGCTGACCGCGCAGATGGCCGGCATGGAATTGCCGCTGGACGCCACGCCCTTCAAGCCCTGA
- a CDS encoding Rrf2 family transcriptional regulator yields MQLNRFTDFGLRVLMYLTQCRDRPAAVTVPEIAERFQLSRNHLVKVVHFMAQRGWISTSRGKGGGLSLARPATDYRVGDLIRELEQQGPLIDCREPPCALDGACRLSGVLAQTLQAFYEALNGYTLADLVREPTAAAIIKLHRVA; encoded by the coding sequence ATGCAACTGAACCGATTCACCGACTTCGGCCTGCGCGTCCTGATGTACCTGACGCAATGCCGCGACCGGCCCGCCGCCGTCACCGTCCCGGAGATCGCCGAACGCTTCCAGCTGTCGCGCAATCATCTGGTGAAGGTGGTGCATTTCATGGCGCAGCGCGGGTGGATCAGCACGTCGCGCGGCAAGGGCGGGGGGCTGAGCCTGGCGCGCCCGGCCACGGATTACCGGGTGGGCGACCTGATCCGCGAGCTGGAGCAGCAGGGGCCGCTGATCGATTGCCGCGAGCCGCCCTGCGCGCTGGACGGCGCATGCCGGCTGTCGGGCGTGCTGGCGCAGACGCTGCAGGCGTTCTACGAAGCGCTCAATGGCTATACGCTGGCCGACCTGGTGCGCGAGCCGACGGCGGCTGCCATCATCAAGTTGCATCGCGTCGCCTGA
- a CDS encoding DMT family transporter, whose amino-acid sequence MSYLFPLFAILFWAGNVIVSKMAASAISPTAITFYRLVLALFLMGLFTARPAWRNRKVILRHWPKLALYGALSSAVFQALSYRAAETTSATNMAILTALIPLLSMLLSVVILRDPLTLGMAAGGVLSFLGLLYLVGQGDMLSVFQHGIHAGDGLMLLAALSYALYGVLLRHWRVPVPAWQSTFVQSIFALLYMLPLYLRVPAAQAALDVKTIPLILYAGIFSSVLLSYLWIEGVQRLGPNRCSIFINLLPLFTALAAFVMLREQLHGYHLLGGAVTLGGVLLAQTVQRPLFGAARGRALATGKA is encoded by the coding sequence ATGTCCTATCTGTTTCCCTTGTTCGCCATCCTGTTCTGGGCGGGCAATGTCATCGTGTCCAAGATGGCCGCCAGCGCCATCTCTCCCACTGCCATCACCTTCTACCGCCTGGTGCTGGCGCTGTTCCTGATGGGCCTGTTCACGGCCCGGCCCGCCTGGCGCAACCGCAAGGTCATCCTGCGCCACTGGCCCAAGCTGGCGCTGTACGGCGCCTTGTCGTCGGCGGTGTTCCAGGCGCTGTCCTACCGGGCCGCCGAAACCACCAGCGCGACCAACATGGCCATCCTGACGGCGCTGATTCCGCTGCTGAGCATGCTGCTGAGCGTTGTGATCCTGAGAGATCCGCTGACCCTGGGCATGGCCGCGGGCGGAGTGCTGTCTTTCCTGGGGCTCCTGTACCTGGTGGGCCAGGGCGACATGCTGAGCGTGTTCCAGCATGGCATTCATGCGGGCGACGGCCTGATGTTGCTGGCGGCTTTGTCCTATGCGCTGTATGGCGTGCTGCTGCGCCATTGGCGGGTGCCGGTTCCGGCCTGGCAGTCCACCTTTGTGCAGTCGATCTTTGCGCTGCTCTACATGCTGCCGCTGTATCTGCGGGTGCCGGCGGCGCAGGCCGCGCTGGATGTGAAGACGATTCCGCTCATCCTCTACGCCGGCATCTTCTCGTCGGTGCTGCTGTCGTACCTGTGGATCGAAGGCGTGCAGCGCCTGGGGCCCAACCGGTGCAGCATTTTCATCAACCTCTTGCCGCTGTTCACCGCGCTGGCCGCTTTCGTCATGCTGCGCGAGCAATTGCATGGCTACCACCTGCTGGGCGGCGCGGTCACGCTGGGCGGGGTGCTGCTGGCGCAGACGGTGCAGCGGCCGTTGTTCGGCGCCGCGCGCGGCCGTGCGCTGGCGACGGGCAAGGCGTAG
- a CDS encoding LysR substrate-binding domain-containing protein — protein MNRFHEMTVFLAVAEAQSFAAAARRLEMSAPTVTRSVAALERRLGALLLLRTTRSLRLTEAGQRYAADCRRILDEVEQADDAAAGAMSAPRGALSITAPALFGELHVMPAVLGYLREHREVSVRALLVDRVVNLLDEGIDVAVRIGSLPDSTLTAVPVGHVRRVVCASPGFLRERGVPEDPEALHRFCTITVAMEGRGPQWRFLQDGQARRLNVESQLTVTSFQAAVMAACEGWGLTQVMSYQVARPLASGALEVVLRDFELPPRPVHVVYPEGRKSSAKVRSFVEFCVEALRRDLAALPA, from the coding sequence GTGAATCGATTTCATGAGATGACAGTGTTCCTGGCGGTGGCCGAGGCCCAAAGCTTCGCCGCGGCCGCCCGGCGTCTGGAGATGTCGGCGCCCACGGTCACGCGCAGCGTGGCGGCGCTGGAACGCCGGCTGGGCGCCTTGCTGCTGCTGCGCACCACCCGCAGCCTGCGGCTGACCGAGGCGGGCCAGCGCTACGCCGCCGACTGCCGCCGGATCCTGGACGAGGTGGAGCAGGCCGACGATGCCGCCGCGGGCGCGATGTCCGCGCCGCGAGGCGCGCTCAGCATCACCGCGCCCGCCTTGTTCGGCGAACTGCACGTGATGCCTGCCGTGCTGGGCTACTTGCGGGAGCACCGCGAGGTCTCCGTGCGCGCGCTGCTGGTGGACCGCGTGGTGAACCTGCTGGACGAAGGCATCGACGTGGCGGTGCGCATCGGTTCCTTGCCGGACTCCACCTTGACGGCGGTGCCGGTCGGGCATGTGCGCCGCGTGGTCTGCGCGTCGCCCGGCTTTCTGCGGGAACGCGGCGTGCCCGAGGACCCGGAGGCGCTGCACCGCTTCTGCACGATCACCGTGGCCATGGAGGGCAGAGGACCGCAATGGCGCTTCCTGCAGGACGGACAGGCCCGGCGGCTGAATGTGGAATCGCAGCTGACCGTCACGTCTTTTCAGGCCGCGGTGATGGCGGCCTGCGAGGGCTGGGGCCTGACGCAGGTGATGTCCTACCAGGTGGCCCGGCCTCTGGCCAGCGGCGCCTTGGAGGTGGTGCTGCGCGATTTCGAGCTGCCGCCCCGGCCGGTCCATGTGGTGTACCCGGAAGGGCGCAAGAGTTCGGCGAAGGTGCGCAGTTTCGTGGAGTTCTGCGTCGAGGCCCTGCGCCGCGATCTGGCCGCGCTGCCGGCCTGA
- a CDS encoding LysR substrate-binding domain-containing protein, with amino-acid sequence MFATLPVTALRTFEAAARLRSFKLAAAELSVTPTAVSHQVKALERHVGFALFDRVPRGVRLTDKGARLFAGVHGALLDVAQTLDALRPAPASGALTVSTTHSFAALWLVPRLGRFHQACPQYQLRLDTRPDPVDLLQDASVDVAIRYSRQRYPALHAACALPEWFGVYGAPAQVAQAGRRAPALVTVRWRDPALYEQGWQEWCVAAGLPAWRRPTAEHAYEEEHYALQAAIAGQGLVLASSVMVSDSVGAGTLVPYRPDVRVAGSAYTALCAPGRERHPPVRAFLAWLRKEFRA; translated from the coding sequence ATGTTCGCCACGCTTCCCGTCACGGCGCTGCGCACCTTCGAGGCCGCGGCCAGGCTGCGCAGCTTCAAGCTGGCCGCGGCCGAGCTTTCGGTCACGCCGACGGCGGTCTCTCATCAGGTCAAGGCGCTGGAGCGGCACGTGGGATTCGCGCTGTTCGATCGCGTGCCGCGTGGCGTGCGCCTGACCGACAAGGGCGCGCGCCTGTTCGCGGGAGTGCATGGCGCCTTGCTGGACGTCGCGCAGACCCTGGACGCCCTGCGGCCGGCGCCGGCATCGGGAGCGCTGACGGTGTCGACGACGCATTCATTCGCGGCGCTGTGGCTGGTGCCCCGGCTGGGGCGCTTCCATCAGGCCTGTCCGCAGTATCAGCTGCGCCTGGATACCCGCCCGGATCCCGTGGACCTGCTGCAAGACGCGAGCGTGGACGTGGCCATCCGCTACAGCCGCCAGCGCTATCCGGCCCTGCATGCGGCCTGCGCGCTGCCCGAATGGTTTGGCGTGTATGGCGCGCCGGCGCAGGTGGCGCAGGCGGGCAGGCGCGCGCCCGCGCTGGTGACCGTGCGCTGGCGTGATCCCGCGCTGTACGAGCAAGGGTGGCAGGAGTGGTGCGTGGCGGCCGGCCTGCCCGCGTGGCGCCGGCCCACGGCCGAGCATGCCTACGAGGAAGAGCACTACGCCCTGCAGGCGGCCATCGCGGGCCAGGGGTTGGTGCTGGCCAGTTCCGTCATGGTGTCGGACAGCGTCGGGGCCGGCACCCTGGTGCCGTATCGCCCCGACGTCCGTGTGGCGGGCTCGGCCTATACCGCGCTGTGCGCGCCGGGGCGCGAGCGCCATCCGCCCGTCAGGGCTTTCCTGGCGTGGCTGCGCAAGGAATTCCGCGCCTAG
- a CDS encoding MFS transporter, with protein MVSLPLSPTLPARPFHRWKILAVGVVANTAFSAVAAGLPTTAVLMRSGYRLDNDQLGLVLGLLGLGVALFELPWGLLTDRWGDRPVLLTGLGATAAALAWMSGWAVPAGGGVPSLWLLAAGLVLVGMLGGSVNGASGRAVMAWFDEGERGLAMSIRQTAVPLGGGLGALLLPWLAAHAGFGAVFGVLAAMCGAAALLAACWLRDPDRPRALAAHHPAASSPLRDARVWRAAFAIGVMCSPQFAVLTFAAVFLHDFSRAGIGTLTAVMVAVQLGAMAARIASGRWTDRHGNRRAYLRGCALLSFALYAALAAAAWAVRAAPASNGAVFAVAVLLAAAGICASAWHGVAYTELATLAGASRAGTALGMANSCVYLGLFLTPLAIPHVVAASSWPMAWLIAGACMLTALPLLPRTAARPASAGPRRGIPCAATPGKP; from the coding sequence ATCGTGTCGCTTCCCCTGTCCCCAACGCTTCCCGCCCGTCCATTCCATCGCTGGAAGATCCTGGCCGTGGGCGTCGTCGCCAACACGGCCTTTTCCGCCGTCGCGGCGGGCCTGCCCACCACCGCCGTCTTGATGCGCTCCGGCTACCGGCTGGACAATGACCAGCTGGGCCTGGTGCTGGGCCTGCTGGGATTGGGCGTGGCCCTGTTCGAACTGCCGTGGGGCCTATTGACCGACCGCTGGGGAGACCGCCCCGTGCTGCTGACAGGCCTGGGCGCGACGGCGGCGGCCCTCGCCTGGATGAGCGGCTGGGCCGTACCCGCCGGCGGCGGCGTGCCCAGCCTCTGGCTGCTGGCGGCAGGGCTGGTGCTGGTCGGCATGCTGGGTGGCAGCGTCAACGGCGCGAGCGGCCGCGCCGTGATGGCCTGGTTCGACGAAGGCGAGCGGGGACTGGCCATGAGCATCCGTCAGACAGCGGTGCCGCTGGGCGGCGGCCTGGGCGCGCTGCTGCTTCCCTGGCTGGCCGCCCATGCCGGATTTGGCGCGGTCTTCGGCGTGCTGGCGGCCATGTGCGGCGCTGCCGCGCTGCTTGCCGCCTGCTGGCTGCGCGACCCGGACCGCCCGCGCGCCCTGGCCGCGCATCACCCCGCCGCATCCAGCCCGCTGCGCGACGCCCGCGTCTGGCGTGCGGCGTTCGCCATCGGCGTCATGTGCAGCCCGCAATTCGCGGTGCTGACCTTTGCCGCGGTCTTTCTGCATGACTTCAGCCGCGCCGGCATCGGCACCCTGACCGCCGTGATGGTTGCCGTGCAGCTTGGCGCCATGGCCGCCCGCATCGCAAGCGGAAGGTGGACGGATCGCCACGGCAACCGCCGCGCCTACCTGCGCGGCTGCGCGCTGCTGAGCTTCGCGCTGTACGCGGCGCTGGCCGCGGCGGCCTGGGCGGTCCGGGCGGCCCCCGCCTCGAATGGGGCCGTGTTTGCCGTGGCGGTGCTGCTTGCCGCCGCCGGCATCTGCGCATCGGCCTGGCATGGCGTGGCCTACACCGAGCTGGCCACGCTGGCCGGCGCATCCCGCGCGGGCACGGCGCTGGGCATGGCCAACAGCTGCGTCTACCTGGGGCTGTTCCTCACGCCCCTTGCGATTCCGCATGTCGTCGCGGCAAGCTCGTGGCCGATGGCCTGGCTGATTGCGGGGGCATGCATGCTGACGGCGCTGCCGCTGCTGCCGCGCACCGCCGCCCGGCCCGCGAGCGCCGGCCCTAGGCGCGGAATTCCTTGCGCAGCCACGCCAGGAAAGCCCTGA
- the hmpA gene encoding NO-inducible flavohemoprotein has translation MLSPQIRALVKATAPVLKTHGVALTKHFYARMFDHNPELKHIFNQAHQAGGQQQHALAGAVTAYAEHIDDPSVLMPVVTRIVHKHVSLGIRPEHYAIVGKHLLASIREVLGEAATDELVDAWAAAYGQLADLLIAEEARLYAESANKPGGWTGWRAFRVVGKQPESAEITSFYLAPADGGTVPAYRPGQYVSVRVYVPELGLMQPRQYSLSDAPGQDRLRISVKREAGGDQTPAGRVSNALHDRLEEGGVLDVAPPQGDFHLREDGNAPVVLLSGGVGLTPMVSILNHLVRANDDRQIRFVHGCRNRSVHAMKDHINHIAAERGNVRKAVFYEEIGHGDQPGRDYDHKGRVDLHAIRDEAIVPGADYYLCGPAAFMSAQREALVGLGVAEDRIHAEAFGTGGAPA, from the coding sequence ATGTTGAGCCCCCAAATCCGCGCGCTGGTCAAGGCCACGGCCCCCGTCCTGAAGACGCATGGCGTAGCGCTGACCAAGCACTTCTATGCGCGCATGTTTGACCACAACCCCGAACTCAAGCACATCTTCAATCAGGCCCATCAGGCGGGCGGCCAGCAGCAGCATGCGCTGGCCGGCGCCGTGACCGCCTATGCCGAGCACATCGACGATCCTTCCGTGCTGATGCCGGTGGTGACGCGCATCGTGCACAAGCACGTCAGCCTGGGCATCCGGCCGGAACACTACGCCATCGTGGGCAAGCATTTGCTGGCGTCCATCCGCGAAGTGCTGGGCGAGGCGGCCACGGACGAGCTGGTGGACGCCTGGGCGGCCGCCTATGGCCAGCTGGCGGACCTGCTGATCGCCGAAGAAGCGCGCCTGTACGCGGAGTCCGCGAACAAGCCGGGCGGCTGGACGGGCTGGCGCGCGTTCCGGGTGGTGGGCAAGCAGCCCGAAAGCGCCGAAATCACGTCCTTTTACCTGGCGCCGGCCGACGGCGGCACGGTGCCGGCCTACCGGCCGGGCCAGTACGTGTCGGTGCGCGTCTACGTGCCCGAGCTGGGCCTGATGCAGCCCCGCCAGTACAGCCTGTCGGACGCGCCGGGCCAGGATCGCCTGCGCATTTCGGTCAAGCGCGAAGCGGGCGGCGATCAGACGCCGGCCGGTCGCGTGTCCAACGCGCTGCATGACCGCCTGGAAGAGGGCGGGGTGCTGGACGTGGCGCCGCCCCAGGGCGATTTCCACCTGCGCGAAGACGGCAATGCGCCGGTCGTGCTGCTCAGCGGCGGCGTGGGCCTGACGCCCATGGTGTCGATCCTGAACCATCTGGTGCGCGCCAACGACGACCGCCAGATCCGTTTCGTCCATGGCTGTCGCAACCGGTCGGTGCATGCGATGAAGGATCACATCAACCACATCGCCGCCGAACGCGGCAATGTGCGCAAGGCGGTGTTCTACGAGGAGATCGGCCACGGCGACCAACCCGGCCGCGACTACGACCACAAGGGACGCGTCGATCTGCACGCCATCCGCGACGAGGCCATCGTGCCTGGCGCGGACTACTACCTGTGCGGTCCGGCGGCCTTCATGAGCGCGCAGCGCGAGGCCCTGGTGGGCCTGGGCGTGGCCGAAGACCGCATCCACGCCGAGGCGTTCGGCACGGGCGGCGCGCCCGCCTGA
- a CDS encoding LysR substrate-binding domain-containing protein yields MRPVTFDLDVLRSFVAGVDLGSFGRAADRLGRSTSAVSAQLKKLEEQAGVPLLRKDGRGLALTDAGETMLAYARRLLDLNDQASRAVRGVELQGRVRLGLQEDFGEMLLPRVLGRFARTHPKVRIEARVARNTDLLERIALSQLDLALAWDHDARLPHVQRLAELPVCWIGPAHPAPVPDSDGVLPLAAFEPPCLFRGCATDALDRAGIPWLAAFTSPSLAGLWAAVSAGLGLAVRTPLGLPATVRALKPGEHGLPDLPAIPLSLYRAQAQPDPVCAALGGIVEQCVNDSVAALSAARIQSAEPAGRESIS; encoded by the coding sequence ATGAGACCAGTCACGTTCGACCTGGATGTGTTGCGCAGCTTTGTCGCGGGCGTGGACCTCGGCAGCTTCGGGCGTGCCGCCGACCGCCTGGGCCGTTCCACATCCGCCGTCAGCGCCCAGCTGAAGAAGCTGGAGGAGCAGGCCGGTGTGCCGCTGCTGCGCAAGGACGGGCGCGGCCTGGCGCTCACCGACGCCGGCGAGACCATGCTGGCTTACGCACGCAGGTTGCTGGATCTGAACGATCAAGCCTCCCGAGCCGTGCGCGGCGTGGAATTGCAGGGCAGGGTGCGGCTGGGCCTGCAGGAGGATTTCGGCGAAATGCTGCTGCCGCGCGTGCTGGGCAGGTTTGCGCGGACCCATCCTAAGGTGAGGATCGAGGCGCGCGTGGCGCGCAACACCGACCTGCTGGAACGCATCGCGCTGAGCCAGCTGGATCTGGCGCTGGCCTGGGACCACGACGCGCGCCTGCCGCATGTGCAACGGCTGGCCGAACTGCCGGTGTGCTGGATAGGGCCTGCTCACCCCGCGCCCGTTCCGGATTCGGATGGCGTGTTGCCGCTGGCTGCCTTCGAGCCGCCCTGCCTGTTTCGCGGCTGCGCCACGGACGCCCTGGACCGCGCCGGCATACCCTGGCTGGCCGCATTCACCAGCCCCAGCCTGGCGGGGTTGTGGGCCGCCGTGTCGGCAGGCTTGGGGCTGGCCGTGCGCACACCCTTGGGTCTGCCCGCGACAGTGCGCGCGCTCAAGCCGGGCGAACACGGTTTACCGGATCTGCCTGCCATCCCGCTGTCGCTGTACCGTGCCCAGGCGCAGCCAGATCCTGTCTGCGCCGCACTGGGCGGAATCGTCGAGCAATGCGTCAATGACAGCGTCGCCGCGCTGTCGGCGGCGCGCATCCAATCAGCGGAGCCCGCAGGCCGTGAATCGATTTCATGA
- a CDS encoding helix-turn-helix transcriptional regulator, which yields MAVSQHIWHCGAGLPGDVLIADLRAYRYAPHFHDAWSIGAIARGRCDFTVHGEPQAAGEGDLVVIAPGQVHTGGTSAAPLAYRMAYIDPAWFQDHERALYAEGASLAGPVIADAALCRLWLEALSPDTVPSAVRRERISAALFGLLTAHARARGSAPADDAMTMPDVCALLRERMAADPACAPDLEALAQAQDRHRTTLVKQFARRYGLPPQAWLRNWRVARARVLLRGGLPLADAAQAVGFADQAHLTRVFKQVYGSTPGVLRKAGAGGSQTL from the coding sequence ATGGCGGTTTCCCAACATATCTGGCATTGCGGCGCGGGCCTGCCCGGCGATGTGCTGATCGCGGACTTGCGCGCCTACCGCTATGCGCCGCATTTTCACGATGCCTGGTCCATCGGCGCCATTGCGCGGGGCCGCTGCGATTTCACGGTGCATGGGGAACCGCAAGCCGCGGGCGAGGGCGACCTGGTGGTGATCGCCCCGGGGCAGGTCCATACCGGCGGCACGTCGGCCGCGCCGCTGGCGTATCGCATGGCGTATATCGATCCGGCCTGGTTCCAGGACCACGAACGGGCGCTGTATGCCGAGGGTGCGAGCCTGGCGGGACCGGTCATCGCCGATGCCGCGCTATGCCGCCTGTGGCTGGAGGCGCTGTCGCCGGACACGGTCCCGTCCGCAGTGCGCCGCGAGCGCATTTCCGCCGCCCTGTTCGGCCTGCTGACCGCGCATGCCCGGGCGCGGGGCTCCGCGCCCGCGGATGATGCCATGACGATGCCCGACGTATGCGCCCTGCTGCGCGAGCGCATGGCGGCCGACCCCGCCTGCGCGCCGGACCTGGAAGCGCTGGCGCAGGCTCAGGACCGGCATCGCACCACTCTGGTCAAGCAGTTCGCCCGGCGCTATGGCCTGCCGCCGCAGGCCTGGCTGCGCAATTGGCGGGTGGCGCGGGCCCGGGTACTGCTGCGCGGCGGCCTGCCGTTGGCGGACGCCGCCCAGGCGGTCGGCTTCGCGGATCAGGCGCACCTGACGCGCGTGTTCAAGCAGGTCTACGGCAGCACGCCCGGGGTGTTGCGCAAGGCCGGCGCGGGCGGCTCCCAGACATTGTGA
- a CDS encoding proline dehydrogenase family protein, with product MSIFQKATIALARSPVAGRAMRTMAARSTLARRFVGGADVDEAVRTAARLREAHGIRASLFYLGEYVADRGAIEHNVNQAIGACGALAAAGLDVHVSVDPTAIGYMHSDALGEDNARRIGMAARGSAGKGGDWMVLDMEDSGIRDRTCALHRNLLVAGIPAGLTLQARRRRTPEDLAWAIRQRTSLRLVKGAFPERALDHAGRARIDQAYLDAASIMLSREARESGFYPVFGTHDDRLAGAIMELARDRGWPASGFEFEMLYGVRPDWQLALRALGYNVRVYLPFGADWWPYAIRRVGENPRNAWLLARSLTADGHYFG from the coding sequence ATGAGCATTTTCCAGAAAGCCACGATCGCGCTGGCGCGCAGCCCGGTGGCGGGGCGGGCGATGCGGACGATGGCGGCGCGGTCCACGCTGGCGCGCCGCTTCGTCGGCGGCGCCGACGTGGACGAAGCGGTCCGGACCGCCGCGCGCTTGCGGGAGGCGCACGGCATCCGGGCGTCCCTGTTCTATCTGGGCGAGTACGTCGCCGACCGCGGCGCCATCGAGCACAACGTGAATCAGGCTATCGGCGCATGCGGCGCGCTGGCCGCAGCTGGCCTGGATGTGCACGTTTCAGTCGATCCCACCGCCATCGGCTACATGCACAGCGACGCGCTGGGCGAGGACAACGCGCGTCGCATCGGCATGGCGGCACGTGGCAGCGCCGGAAAGGGGGGCGACTGGATGGTGCTGGACATGGAAGACTCGGGCATCCGTGACCGCACCTGCGCCCTGCACCGCAATCTGCTGGTAGCGGGCATCCCCGCCGGCCTGACCTTGCAGGCGCGGCGGCGGCGCACGCCGGAAGACCTGGCCTGGGCCATCCGCCAGCGGACCTCGCTGCGGCTGGTCAAGGGCGCGTTTCCCGAGCGCGCGCTGGACCACGCGGGGCGCGCCCGCATCGACCAGGCCTATCTGGACGCGGCTTCCATCATGCTGTCGCGGGAGGCGCGCGAATCGGGTTTTTATCCTGTCTTCGGCACGCACGACGACCGGCTGGCCGGCGCCATCATGGAGCTGGCACGGGACCGCGGCTGGCCGGCCAGCGGCTTCGAGTTCGAAATGCTCTACGGCGTACGCCCGGATTGGCAACTGGCGCTGCGCGCCTTGGGCTATAACGTCAGGGTCTATCTCCCGTTTGGCGCCGATTGGTGGCCGTATGCCATCCGCCGCGTGGGAGAGAATCCTCGTAACGCGTGGCTGCTCGCTCGTTCCCTGACGGCGGACGGACACTATTTCGGATAG